The genomic interval GCCCGATCCCACTCTGTCGGTATTCGCGATGCGCTGGCATCGTCCAAAGCTGAAGACAATCGCACGCGATTGTGGGTCTGTCGCTGAATCTCACCAATGATCTCGTCCAGCGTTCGTTCGCCGCGAAGAGTGACAACTGCCGCCGCCGACGTCTCTTTGGCGGCCTCTCGTTCGAGTCGCGGACGGATACGACGAATCGCTTCGCGTGCCGACACACTTTCCACCAGATCCGGCGCCGGCAACCAGCGCAACACCTCGGGACCGCGATCCAGCAGTTCACGCTCGGCCTTCGACCGTTCCGACAAGGTTCGCGCGTCGAGCGCGCGAATCAATTCCTCGACAACCGAACGTGACAGCGGTGCATCGTCCGCCATCAAAGGCAGCGGAAGCAAAAGCGTTAAAAGCCAAACGCTTGCCGCTGTGGAAAGAGATCGGAAAGATCCATTTCGCCAGATTCCCGCACGGGTGCGGCCCGTCGGAAACGAAGGGGCGGGCGTCCCTGTGACGCGGTCAGCCACACGAGAGAGAATCGCAATCGACATCGATTTGACTCGTTTCAACAAGAATTCCACTCCCCATCATTCTATCACCCACGCGTTGTCCGTCACGGCGGATCATATCCATCGCGTTTGATTCCTTCGCACAACTGGGATACCGTGTCGTCATTCACTCCTTCGCGACGACAATTTTCTCTCCCCAGGAAAGGCGCTGCCATGCAGGTCGCCGTCACGGATTTTTCGTTTCCGTCACTTGAGATCGAAGAGGCGATTCTACGCCCGCTCGGTCACGAGATTGTCAGTGGGCAATGTAAAACACGCGAGACGCTGATTCCCATTGTCCAGGATGCCGATGCGGTCATCGTACAGTTCGCTCCGATCAAAGCAGACGTCATTGCGGCGATGAAAAAAGCACGCGTGATTGTCCGGTATGGAATTGGCGTCGATAACATTGATCTGGTCGCGGCACGCGAACGCGGGATTCCCGTTTGCAACGTGCCGGACTATTGCATCGACGAAGTGGCCGATCACACGTTGGCTTTCATTCTTGGCCTGACACGACAAGTTGTCCCCAACACGCTTTTTGTCCGCAAAGGGCAGTGGGGGCTACCTGTCCCGCTCGACCAGATGCGTACCCTGCGTGATTTGACCGTAGGTGTGGTGGGATTTGGCAGAATCGGTCGCGAGGTCTTCAATCGGCTCGCCCCATTCAAATGCCATCGGCTGGTTCACGATCCGGTCGTGCGGCACGATTTGATTCGCGCCTCGGGCGGTGAGCCGTGCGAGCTGAATCAGATCATCGAACAATCGGATATTCTCACGCTGCATTGTCCCTCGACGGCTCAAACACGACGGCTGCTCAATGTGTCGTCGATCAGTCGCATGAAACCCGGATCGATCGTGATTAACCTTGCACGTGGCGATCTCGTGGAAACGGCCGCACTGATCGAGGCACTGCAATCGGGACACTTGTCGTCCGC from Schlesneria paludicola DSM 18645 carries:
- a CDS encoding C-terminal binding protein — encoded protein: MQVAVTDFSFPSLEIEEAILRPLGHEIVSGQCKTRETLIPIVQDADAVIVQFAPIKADVIAAMKKARVIVRYGIGVDNIDLVAARERGIPVCNVPDYCIDEVADHTLAFILGLTRQVVPNTLFVRKGQWGLPVPLDQMRTLRDLTVGVVGFGRIGREVFNRLAPFKCHRLVHDPVVRHDLIRASGGEPCELNQIIEQSDILTLHCPSTAQTRRLLNVSSISRMKPGSIVINLARGDLVETAALIEALQSGHLSSAAIDVCDPEPIPADSPLRQMENVIVASHVASVSAKAVRTLRETAANIAAMALRGERLPNTVNGVSLVATPG